A segment of the Fusobacterium sp. SYSU M8D902 genome:
TTTATATGTAGTTCCAACAGCTCTACCTCTTGAGGTAAAAGCAGTTTCCTAGTTGATTGATTTATCTCCCCTACACTGCCTTTCCCTTCTAAAAATGAGATAACTTTATTCCAATTTCCATATAAATCTATCTTTCTTAATAACATTATAGATCTATAATCCAATTGAGGTATTTCACTATATCCCTTTCTTTTTAAATATATTTTTACCTCATCATCTCTATAGGTTAAAAGAAGTACCTCTCCCGCTTTTTTGGCATTCATTATTTTAGGAAGCTTACTATCCTTTCCCTTGCTTCTAAGATATTTAGAAAGTGGAATTAGATTTACAGTATCAAAAAACTCCATAAAAAACTCATTATTTGTATATCCATCAGGAATAACTCCCTGTTCAATAGTTTCAATCATACTGTCTATTTTTTTAAAATCTACCATAATACTGCTCCTTTGTTATGTTATTAATCTATTATAACATTTACTATATTAAAAGTAAATTTGAAACTTATCTAAATATATGATAGTATAGATGTAGTAACATATATTGGAGGTAATAATGAGATTAGATAAATTTTTAACAGAGTGTGGAATTGGAAGTAGAAGAGAAGTTAAAAAAATCCTAGACAGTAATAGAGTTAAGGTTAATGGAATTATAGTTAAAAATCCACAAAGTAATATAAAGGAGAGTATAGATAAAGTAGAGTTAGATTCAAGAATATTAGAGTATAAAGAGTTTAGATATTATATAATGTATAAGAGAGCTGGATATATAACAGCAACTGAAGATCCAAAAGAGAAAACAGTTATGGAGTTACTACCTGAATGGGTAATAAAAAAAGATCTAGCCCCTGTAGGAAGATTAGATAAAGATACAGAAGGATTACTACTTTTTACCAATGACGGAAAATTATCTCACTCTCTACTTTCTCCAAAAAAACATGTAGATAAAACTTATTATGCAAAACTAGAAAATATAATAAATCAAGAAGATATAAAAAAATTGGAATCAGGAGTTGATATTGGAGGATATATTACTAAACCTGCCCAAGCTAAAATCATCTCTGACAAGGAGATTGAACTAACAATTTCAGAAGGGAAGTTTCATCAAGTTAAAAAAATGTTAGAAGCTGTAAATAATAAAGTTATTTATCTAAAAAGATTAAGTTTTGGAAATTTAAAATTAGAAGGTATGGAGCTAGGTGAGGTAAAAGAGATTTCTATTGAAGAAATTTTAAAATAACTTATTTTTTATAAAATTGAGCCACATTTTATATCAGGAAATTTAATTTATTTCGTTATTTGATAACATTTTATAAAAAATATATTAGGACTTTTAGGAGAGGGAATGGATATCATTAAAAGAGGAGAAACTAGATTAGATACTCCAAGAAGAAAAAAAAGAGAAAAAGAGAATAGAAAAAGTATTTTTGAAATTTATCGTTCTGAAAAAACTATAAAAGATTATCTTTTTTATTTAAAAGATTTTTTAGAATATATTTATGAAGGGGAAAATATAAGAGCTGATGAACTGATAGACCTAATGAAGGAGATTGAAAAACAAGATGTAGAAGATTATCTTACTCATCTGATCGAGGATAGAAAGATGAAAAAAACATCTATTAATAAAATTATATCTGCCTTGAAATCCCTATATAAAGAGCTAGAAAAAAATGGTTACAACAATCCGTTTAAGTATGTGGAGTTGTTCAAAGTTTCTAGAAATATAGACAACGTATTAAAACTTTCTGCTGAAGACATAAAAAAAATTATAGGACAATATACTATAAAAGGAGAGAAGGAGTATAGAAACCTAACTATACTATACACTCTTTTTTATACAGGGATGAGAAGTTCAGAACTTATTAATTTAAAATTCAAACATCTACTAAACAGAGAGGGAAATTACTTTATAAAACTCGAACAAACAAAAAGTGGAAAAGAACAGTATAAATCTATTTATCCAACTCTAGTTGAAAAACTTTTAGAATATAAACAATACAAGCAACAGATATATAATATCAACAATGAGGAGATTGAAGATATTTTTATATTCAATAGTTCTGTTGAGAAAAATACAAAATTAGCTTACAGAACTCTATATGATATAATTCAAAATTTTGGTAAATTGATAGGGAAGGATATTAGTCCTCACAATGTTCGTCACGCAGTAGCGACTGAACTTTCTTTAAATGGAGCTGATATTTTAGAAATTAGAGATTTTTTAGGACACGCAGATACAAGAGTAACAGAAGTATATATAAATGCTAAGTCAGTATTAGAAAAAAGAGTTTTAGAGAAACTTCCAGATTTAGAAAAAATATAGTCATATAATTTTAAATATAAAATAACAATATAAATTTACGATAAATTTTATAGTATATTCATTATAACATCTCGTAATTATAACGTCTTTAAACAATTTATTAAAAGATTATACTTTAATAATTATATAGATAAAAATTATTTCAATAATAAAACCACATATAATTAACATTATATGTGGTTTGGTTA
Coding sequences within it:
- a CDS encoding pseudouridine synthase, which encodes MRLDKFLTECGIGSRREVKKILDSNRVKVNGIIVKNPQSNIKESIDKVELDSRILEYKEFRYYIMYKRAGYITATEDPKEKTVMELLPEWVIKKDLAPVGRLDKDTEGLLLFTNDGKLSHSLLSPKKHVDKTYYAKLENIINQEDIKKLESGVDIGGYITKPAQAKIISDKEIELTISEGKFHQVKKMLEAVNNKVIYLKRLSFGNLKLEGMELGEVKEISIEEILK
- a CDS encoding tyrosine-type recombinase/integrase; its protein translation is MDIIKRGETRLDTPRRKKREKENRKSIFEIYRSEKTIKDYLFYLKDFLEYIYEGENIRADELIDLMKEIEKQDVEDYLTHLIEDRKMKKTSINKIISALKSLYKELEKNGYNNPFKYVELFKVSRNIDNVLKLSAEDIKKIIGQYTIKGEKEYRNLTILYTLFYTGMRSSELINLKFKHLLNREGNYFIKLEQTKSGKEQYKSIYPTLVEKLLEYKQYKQQIYNINNEEIEDIFIFNSSVEKNTKLAYRTLYDIIQNFGKLIGKDISPHNVRHAVATELSLNGADILEIRDFLGHADTRVTEVYINAKSVLEKRVLEKLPDLEKI